The DNA segment AAGCGCAACGTCTGTATTTTTATCTGTTGACTGAAGTGTGCCCTGGCTGAAAATTCTAGTAGTTGAGTTGATACTAGTTCCTAGTCCTATCTGAGTAGCGTTCATACCGCCACGCTCACCTTGTGGTGCTGTGGCGACGGTTGGGGTTTGGCTTATGATATCGGCAAAATTTGCACGAGAGTATTTAAAACCAACGGTATTTACGTTTGAGATATTGTTTCCCTCTACGTCCATAGCTATTTGGTGTGCCTGAAGCCCTGTCACACCAGACCAAAGTGATCTCATCATAGTTTATCCTTTAAAATTTTAATCTTTCAAAGGAGTAAGCAAAAGGCGTTCCAAATTTAAAGCAATATAGCTCCTAGTGTCGCGCCGATGATAAGAGGGATATTAAAAAACATAAACGTAGGCACGCATGTATCGTAAATATGGGCGTGTTTTCCGTCTGCATTTAGCCCAGATGTAGGTCCTAGCGTGCTATCACTAGCAGGGCTACCAGCGTCCCCAAGGGCAGCTGCAATGCCTATAAGCAAAATAATCGCAGGAGTATCAAGTCCAAGTGATACAGAAAAAGGCACGTATATAGAGGCGATAACTGGTATCGTGCCAAAGCTAGAGCCTATGCCCATAGTGATTAGCAAACCAACAATAAGCATAAGAAGCACTCCAACGATCTTACTACCTGCGATCAAACTAGCAAATTTCACAAGCTCTTCAATACCACCACTCTCTCTAAGAACAGCGCCATATCCAGCAGCCACAAGCATTATAAAAGCTATAAAAGCCATCATCGCAAGACCTAGGCTCATAACCTCATCTACCTTATCATACTCAATGCCTTTAAAAACTATCATAACCACAAGCCCACTTAACGCACCAAGTGGCATAGACTCTGTGTAAATTTGAATACCAAAAGCCACAACCGCACCAGCTAAAACCGCCCACTCTTTTCTAGTCATAGTCGCATTTAGACTCTGTGTCAACATCTCATCGCTAACGCCATAATCTCTTTGTCTGCCATAAAACAGCACCGCCAAAAATAGTCCAACCAACATAGACGCTCCGCCTATCCACATAACGCTTTGAATATCTGAAATGCTCACATTTATGCCGTTGTTTTCAAGCTCTTTTTTAAGTATGTTATGAAAGAGCAAACCAAAGCCAACGCTTAGGCTGACATACGGTGCTTTTAAACCAAAAGTAAGTGCGCACGCCACGGCACGGCGATCTAGCTTTAGTCTGTTAAAAAGTGGCAAAAGCGGTGGTATGAGAACTGGGATAAAAGCTATGTGAACTGGTATTAAATTTTGCGACAAGCAAGATATAGCAGCGATACTAAGGACTAAATAGGTTGATTTTTTGCTTAAAATTTGACTGATTGCGTTTATTAAAATAGCCGTTAAATTTGTCCTAGCAATAGCAGAAGCCAAAGCTCCAAGCAAGATATAACTAAGCGCCGTTTCAAGGTTGCCCTTCATTCCGCTAATTAAAATAGACGTCGTATCTACGATACTAATACCGCTCATCACACCCGCAACGAGTGCTGAAATAAGTATGGCTAATAAGATATTAAATCTCATCAAACACAAAGCCGTCATAACTAAAATACTGATAACTACGGGATTTGTAAGCATTTTTATCCTTTTTATTTTATTATATCCAAAAATGCTTTTTAAATATTTTAATAATGAAAATTTTAAATTTATTATACAAAGAGTGAGTAAAACTAGATTTTTTTAATGACAGCAGAGGTGTTTGTGATAATATCGTGAAAATTTAGCCTATCTTTTCTAAAAAAACACAGCAATAACCCAACCACACTAAAACCAGCCAAAATAAAGCAAATGTAACGACATAGTGCGTAAAAAAAGCTTATCTTGCGTCCAGTTTTTAGGTTGATTAGATAAATTTGTTGTGCTTTATAGCCTGGTGTTTGGGCTTTAAAAGCAAAAAATAGCGAAACAATCACGCCAAAAAGAGCGTTGCATATAAAAATAGCAATTTGTGAGCTTTTAAAATCATCTTTCCCGTCAAGCACAACATAGGTCGTAATATACAAAATAGGCATTAAAATGATAAACATATCAATCACAAATGCCTTAAAACGCATAAAAATCGGTGCGATTGTCGCCTTTTGTTTTGACATTTTTAAAATTTAGTTTCCGCGACTTCCAGGCTTAACGGCGACGCTACCACCTTTACAAAGCGGGCACTCATCTGGCGTGTAAATTTCAAACTCAAAATTTCCTAAGGCAAAAAGTGGCTTATCAAAAGGTAGTTTGCACTCGTTTTTTCGCTCGGTTTTTATGTTTGCAAGTGAGCAAAATCCACGATTTGCAAGGGCAGCAAATGCCACGACTTTACCACCTAGGCTCTCAATGATTTTTGCACTCTCTAACGCAGAGCCACCAGTGGTTATAATGTCCTCACAGATTATAAATCTCTCGCCTTTTTTTACCTCAAAACCACGCCTAAGGCTCATCACTTTATCCACTCGCTCAGTAAATATAAAGCGTTTTTTAGCGGCACGTGCTAGTTCATATCCAGCTAAAATTCCACCCAAAGCAGGCGAGCAAACGCTATCAAACTCCACGCCATTTTGTGCTATCACACACGCTAACTCATCAGCCAAACGCCCCGCTAAAATCGGATCTTCAAGCACCTTTGCACTTTGTAGGTAAAATTCCGAGTGGTTGCCACTTGAAAGCAAAAAATGTCCTTGCAGATATGCCCCAGCGTCCCTGTAAATTTGCTCTATGTTCATTTTCAGACCTTTAAAAGCTCTGCTTCTTTCTCTTTTACGATTGTATCGATCTTTGTGATATAGCTATCAGTGATTTTTTGCACTTCATCTTGTGCTTTTTTACTCTCATCTTCGCTTATGGCTTTGTCTTTTTCTAGCTTTTTAACCTCGTCATTTGCGTCTTTTCGTACGTTTCTAACGCTAACTTTTGCCTTTTCGCCCATTGCTTTTGCGTGCTTTGCGTTCTCTTGGCGTTGCTCAATTGTCATTGGAGGGAAAAATAGTTTTACGCCTTCGCCGTCAGAATTTGGATTTACGCCGATATTTGCCGCTTGGATAGCTGATGAGATTGTCTTTATCATTGACTTCTCCCAAGGTGTTATCGTGATAGTTGAAGCGTCGGTTGCGATAACAGTGGCAACTTGATTTAGCGGAGTTTGTGAGCCGTAGTAATCAACAAAAACGTGATCAAGAACACTGATATTTACCTTGCCAGTTCTAAGCGTCGTAAAGTCGCGTTTTAAAGCCGAGATCGCCTTTTCGTTGCCGTCTTTTTGTTTAGCATAAATTTCATTCAACATTATTTATATCCTTAACTAGAATTTTTGTAGTGGTTTTGCGTCCTATTTTTAGTGAAATTCTCACTTTATACTTATCAAGTGGATTTTTAAATTTGTAGTAAAAAACTCCATCTTTTATATCCACGCTCTTATACGAGCTAAGCCCTGAAACAAAAAACTTGGCTTTTGTGGCGTTTTTATCATCCACAATGATACTTAGCTCATCGATGACGTTATTTTTTGGATAGTCTTTTGGAAATATCCACTTTGCGTCAAGATACTCATCAGCGAAGGCAACGTCCATACTTGTTTCATCTTTAAGCGGAGTTCGATTTAGATCAAACCTGTCGCTTTTAGCCGAAACCGCCCCCGTATTTTGGTTTAAAAGTGCTTCAAAGCCAAATTCCTTTGCCTTTTTTATCACTCTTTCATCATATTCGCCATACGGATATGCAAAATACTTGGGCTTTTTGCCCATATATTTTTCAAAAACAGCTATGCCGTCACTAAAATCCTGCTTTAACCTATCGTCATCTAGTCCAACCATATGCAAATGTGCGTATGAGTGATACTGAATATCTCCATATTTAGACGTCTCTTTAATCTCATCAAAACTCATATAATCGCCATATTTTCTAGCACTTGCCTCGACATAAACAAACAGAGTAAATGGATAGCCATACTCTTTAAATACTGGCAAACCATTGCGGTAAAAGCTCTTATAGCCGTCATCTACAACTAGCACGACCCAGTTATTTGGTACATCTTCGCCATTTTTTAATCGCTCCACCATCATCTCTAGCGGGACGACTTCATAGCCTTTTTGCTTGATATAATCAAACTGCTTACGCAAAATTTCTGTCGAGATATTTGTGCTAGAGTGCTTTGGGTCATCAAAACGATGATAGACAAAAATATGAGCATCTGCAAATGCAAATACAAACCCAAATACGAGTAAAAACAGAATCCGCATTATTTCGCGTCAGGTGCAGTAGGAACTGCGCTATCTTTTGCTTTTGGCACTATGCTTTGTATATTTGCACTATCAATTAATGAACGCTTCATCTCTTTGTTATAAGAGTAGCCAAGCATTAGCGTGTTTAAAACAAATATGACCGCAACGACAAAGGTAAATTTTGCCAAAAATCCAGCTGGACCTTTTGCACCAAAGAGGCTTTCGTTACTACCACTATATGCTCCAAGCCCGATAGATGAGCTTTTTTGAAGTAAAACGGCTATCGTAATGATGACCGCTAAGACAAACTGCAACACTAAAAATAATGAACTCACGTGATTTCCTTTGAAATTTTTAGGGCTGATTATACAAAAAAAGTTTTAAAATTTTAATAAATCTCTTTTTCAATCTCGTAAAGTTCGTAGCGTATGCTTTTAAAAAGCTCTGAATACTCTAAATTTACGATTTTAAAGCACTCTTCAAGCACACGCGCACTCTCTTGTGCTCTTTTAAAATTTGCCGTGATTATGTCGTTTAAATCGGCTCTTTTTTGCTCATCTTTTGTGCTTGATTTTAGCACATCATTTGTGCTATCTCTAAATTTTATGAAGTCATTTTGTGGGATTTTTGCTTTGTGGCGAAGTGTTTTGATTTTTAGGGCTAGGGCTTTGTCGTTAAAGCCATATCTTTTTATGTCCTCAACGACTCTAAGCCCCTCTTTTAGTCTATTTAAATTTGCGTCTATAACTCTATAAACGTTACTCATCACGTCCAAAAATACCTAAAATTTGAAGCAATGAAGTAAATAAATTTACAAAGTCAAGATAAAGTGCAACCGCACCCTCAACTGGCGTTTCATAGTTGCCACGAATGATATTTTGTGTATCATAAAGTATGTAAGCACTAAATAAAATCGCAGATATACTTGCAATCACAAGCTGAAACATTGGGCTTTGCGTGAAAATGTTTATCAAACTTGCAACCACAACAACGATAAGTGCGATAAATAGCATTTTACCCATTGTCGTAAAGTCGCGTTTTGTATTCATAGCAAAAATGCTAAGTCCGCCAAAAGCAACGGTCGTAAGCGTAAATGCCTGAGCTACGATAGCCGCACCACTTGGCATACCCAAAATCGCATAAAGTAGCGGAGTAAGCGTAAGTCCGCTCATAAATGTAAATGCAAATAGCAAGATTAGATTTAGCCCTGCCTTGCGTTTTGCTGCCATTAAGGCAAATAGTGTGATAAACTCAACTATCACAATACCCCAGAACAAAAATTTGTTTTGGATTAGCGTTGCAGCCAGAAAGTAAATTCCAGTGTAAGCACCAGCTGTAGCTGCTAAAAGCGAAGCGGCAAAAAGCTGATAAGTCTGCTTGATAAACGCACTTAGGTTGCTTTGCGCGTAGGTTTGTTCTATCTCACGCTCTTGCGTGTAGTTTCTGTTGTATAAACTCATTTTTTCTCCTTTTTAATTTTTTTGTGAAATTTAGCAAAAAATAGGTAAATAAAGAGTAAAAATTTTCTTAAAAAATCTGTTTTTAGCTATTTTAAACAAAAAACTGATAAAATAAACACAAAATAAATAAAAACAAGGTAAAATTTTGTTTGATTTTAAAGAAATTTCTGAAATTTTTACAAATTCGCTTGGCAAAAATGCCGATGAGATTAACGCACTTGGCGGTATGACAAACTCAAACTTTCTAATCACTTCAAATGGCGAAAAATTCGTGCTTAGAGTGCCGGGCAACCGCTCAAATCAAATCATAAAACGAGATGATGAAAAACTAAATCAAACAATCGCTTCAAATTTCGGATTTAACGTAAAAACGGCGTTTTTTGATGAAGTTAGCGGGATAAAAATCACGGAATTTTTATCAAATGCCATAACCCTAAAACCAGCCACACTAAGGCAAAATAGTGAGAAAATAGCTAAAATTTTAAGCAAAATTCACAGCTCAAAAATGGAGTTTAAAAATGATTTTAACCCATTTTTACAGATGAAAATTTATCTAAATCTAGTTTCAAACGAAACGGCATTAAAATTTAATGGATTTTTAACAGCACTTGAAATTTTTAACGATTTAGAGCAAAAATTAACAAAAATCAATCAAAAATTTTACTCTAAAAATACCATCTTAGTTCCAACTCACGGCGATTTAGTGCCTGAGAATATCTTAATGTGCGATGAGAGAATTTTCATCATTGACTGGGAGTATTCAGGGCTAAATGACCCAGCTTGGGACGTGGCTTCTTTGTTTGTTGAAAGCGATTTTTCAAATGATGAAGAAGAGCGATTTTTGGGGCTTTATGGGGCAGATTTAGGACTAAAATCAAAGATAGAAATTTATAAAAGTGTGCAAGATATTTTATGGACGGCTTGGAGTTTGGTTAAAATCTCAAACGGCGATGAAAGCTACACAAACTACGCTAAAAAACGGCTAAAATCGGCATTAGAAAGGGTGTTATGAGCGGATTTTTTGCCGCACTTTTTAGTGGGATTTTATGGGCGTTTGACGGCACGATTTTGGCAAAAATTTCGCTAAATCCGCTAGTTTTGGCATTTTTGCACGACTTTTTAAGCTTTTTGGTTATCTTTTTGTTAATTATTTTTTTAAATAAATTTAAATATATATTTATAATTAAAAGACGCTCGTTAATAATCACTGCCCTAGCCTCATTTTTTGGCGGTTTTATCGGTATGGGCTCGTTTGTTTTAGCCATTTCTTACGCAAATATCGGCTTTGCAGCGGTGTTTAGCTCACTTTATCCCGTAGTTAGCGTGGTTTTAGCAAATTTTATTTTAAAGCAAAAGCTTAGCAAGACCGGACTTTTTGGGCTAGGCTTAGCCGTAGTTAGTAGCGTTGGGCTTTGTTTTTTAAGCTATAACGTGCATTTTAGCCTACTTGGTGCGATTTTTGGACTACTTTGTGCCTTTGGCTGGGGTGCTGAATGCGTGGTGATAAACTTAGCCCTAAAAGATGAGCTAAGCCCCTTAAATGCGTTGTTTATAAGGCAGGGTGTAAGCAGTATTTGCCTGTTTTTATTAGCCGTGTTTTTAGGATTTACTATCAATTTTGAAAGCGAGTTTTTTGGCTTTAAAAGTCTATTTTTAGCTGCAATTTTTGGTGCGTTTTCATACCTGCTTTACTACTTTGGTATCACTAAAATCGGCGCTTTAAGGGCAATGGGACTAAATATCTCATACTCATTTTGGGCGATTTTAATCGGCTTTGTTTTGGGCGGCGAATTTTCAATAGTTTTAGCCATTTTTGCCGTGCTAATTATCATCGGCTCACTGCTTACAAATTTATAAGGATTAAAATGAATGCAATCATCTTAGCTGCTGGGTTTGGCTCACGGCTTAAAGAGCTAACAAAAAGCAAACACAAGGCACTTTTTGATATTTTAGGTGAGCCAAATATTGAGCGAACGATAAAATTTCTAAACGAGCGAGACATTAGCGAGATTTACGTAATCACCGGCTATTTAAGCGAAAATTTTAGCTATTTAGAGCAAAAATTCGGAGTAAAACTCATTAAAAATGAGAATTTTCACGCCTCAAACAACCTAGCTTCATTTGCCCTTGCTTTGCCTTATTTTGGCGATAGTTTTGTTATTGACGCTGATGTTGTGCTTTTAAAAAATATCTTTCAAATCCGCCAAAATTCGCACTACTACACGACAATTAGGGCAAACTCACAAAAGCCAGAGTGGATTATCAAAACGCAAGAAAATCGCGTCGTTGGCATTGAAATTTCAGCACTCAATGCCCCTTCGCTTCTTGGCATTAGCTACTTTAATAAAACCGATGCAGACGTGATAAAACGCCACATTTTATCGCTTGAAAAAAGTGCGTTTTTAGACCCTAAAAAATATTACGATAACGCCGTTTTAGACGTGATTAGCGATATAAATATGGGCTTTTTAAACGTTCCGAATGAGCTTGTTGGCGAGATTGATGATAAAGATGATTTAGATGAATTAAATTTAAAAATAAAGAGGCTAAAATGCGAAAATTAAATGATAATGAGTGTAAAAAAGTAATGCTTGAAATGGCAAATGTAATTCACGAAATTTGCCTTGCAAACGATATAAAATACTCACTGGCATACGGGACTTTAATCGGTGCAATCAGGCACGGTGGATTTATACCTTGGGACGATGATTTTGATATATTTTTAACAAGAAAAAACTATGAAAAATTGATAATGGCTTTAAAAAAGCTTGATGATTTTTACCTGCTTGATTTAAACGTGGATGGTTACAATCTAAATTTTGCAAAGCTCTGTCATAAAAGATATGTCGGCGAGTTTTTAGATAAAAAACACGAAATTTATTTTAGAAAATTTGGCATTTTTATTGATATTTTTTGCCTTGATGAGATTAATAAAGACCAAAAAGATAGCCACTTTTTAAAATTAAAAAAGCTACTTAAAAAGATTGAGATCGCTAGTTTCCCAAATTATGACTATAAATATAAAAGCAAAGCTAAAAAAATTGTCAAGAAAATCACTCATTTTCCAAGATTTTTATACTATAAATTCTTTGAAAAAAGAGAAAAACTAATCAAAAAATATCAAAAATTAGAGAAAATTTTTAACGGCACAAATCAAGAAAATTTAGGGATTTTATCTACTGGATTTAAAGAAATTTATCAAAAAAGCGACTTTGATGACTACGTACTTTGCGATTTTGAAAATACAAAGCTTATGATTATCAAAAACTATGATGAAATTTTACGAACATATTACGGCGATTATATGCAGTTACCACCAGAAAACGAGCGTGTCGGACACCACCCTTACGCATTTTTTGACACCAAAATTTAGCTTTAAACCTACTTTTGATATAATCGGCTCAAATTTGTGTTAAATAGGAGTTTTATGAAAGCTTTATTAGAAGGTGCTGTAAGCTTTATGGAGGACGGATTTTTAGAGCACGAAGAGCTATTTAAAAGTCTGAAGCATAACCAAGATCCAAAGGTACTTTTTGTCACCTGTACCGACTCTCGCGTAGTGCCAAATCTCATAACAAACGCGCTACCAGGCGATCTTTTTACAATACGAAATATAGCAAATATAGTGCCTCCATACCGCGTGAGTGATGACTTTTTAGCTACAACCTCAGCCATAGAGTACGCTCTGCAAGTGCTAAATATAAAAACTATCATCATATGCGGACACTCTGATTGCGGCGGTTGTAAGGCAATTTATCAAGATGAAAGTAAATTTGTAAATACACCGAATTTAAGAAACTGGATAAAACTAATCGAACCTATAAAAACCGAAGTTTTAAAATTTACAAGCGACGATCCGGCCAAAATAGCGTGGTTAACAGAGCGATTAAATATCATAAATTCCATTGAAAATTTACTAACCTATCCAAACGTTGAGAGCGATTTTGACGCTGGAAAGCTTGAAATTTATGGTTGGCACTATATCATTGAAACGGGTGAAATTTTTAGCTACGATTTAAAAACCAAAAGCTTTAAGCTACTAGCAGTAAGGTAGATTATGAAATTTTGGCTTTTGCTTTTTGCGTTATTTACGTTTGTTTTTGGTGCTGAAGATAATAATACTATCGTGCAAATCACAGAGCAATTAGAGCAACTAAACTCACAAATAAACATACTAAAGGCTCAAACCGACTCAAACTCAAGCAAGGCAAATTTAGCTATCTTAAATGATAAAAAGGCAAAGTTGCTTGAGCAAATACCATTTTTCATAACTCAAATTTCTATAAAAGAGAGCGAGATAAAGAAATTTAGAGTCAAAAAGGCGGAGTTAGAAAAAATAGTCAAGCGATATGAAAATAGCCAAAATAAAACCGCTTACGTCCAAAATGCAATCGAGCTTGAGAGTATGAATATCGCACAAGCCTACTACACAACGTTAATAGAGCTTGAGGAGATGTTTAAAAACGGCACACACGCAAAGGCTATAAGAGAGCTTATAAATTCTGGACTTTTGACACTCCAAACCAACTCATACACAAATATCGAGGAGTTAAAATCACTTGATACAAACAAATTTGACGCTCAGATAAATGCCTTGCAGCTACAAAAGCAAAGCAGTGAAGAGGTTTTAAACTACTTAAAAACAAATGCTGATCTTCTTAGCTCAAACAGCATACTTTCAGAGCTAAATTTAACAACGGCAATAGAGTTTATCAACAAACAAATTCCAACTTTAGCGTCTAAATTTAATATTGGAAAAAGTGTCATCATCTTTGCTGTATTTGTATTTTTCATATCGCTTACGAGAATTTTGGCAAAACTCACATATTTGGTGCTTACAATACTTTCAAAGCAAGATGGCACCGATGAAAAAGAGCAAATTTTAATCATCGTCAAACGTCCGATAGCGTATTTGCTTATCATATATGCACTTAAAATTTGTGTAGGCGTTGGCTTTTATCCAGTTCCTATACCAATTAGTATCGCAACTGCACTATCCATAGCATACATTTTAGGTTTTGGTTGGTTAGCACTCACTATGCTTAATGGCTATGGATTAATAATCATAAGCGAACTAACAAAAAAGAGTGGACGCAAAGAGGTTATAAATTTAATCATAAAAATCATATATTTTATAATCATAATAATCACCATACTTTTAATCCTTGCACGACTTGGTTTTGATATTTCAGCAATTATCGCTTCACTCGGTATTGGCGGACTTGCCGTGGCGTTTGCAGCAAAAGATATTATCGCAAATTTCTTTGCCTCAGTTATGCTTTTGTTTGATAACTCATTCTCTCAAGGCGACAGAATAGTTTGTGGCAACATAGATGGCACAATAGTTGAGATAGGGCTAAGGAAAACATCTATAAGAAGCTTTGATAACGCCCTGATATTTGTCCCAAATTCAAAACTAGCAAGTGAGCCTATCATCAACTGGTCTAGAAGAAAAGCTGGGCGACTTATAAATATGACAATTGGACTTACTTACGACTCAAAACCCGAGCAAATTTTAAAGTGTATGTCAGAGATAAAAAGTATGCTTTTGGCAAATCCAAAAATTTCAAAACCAGATAATGGTGGTAGTTTTATAAGCGATAACAGAAGGCTAAAATTTAAGCAAAATATAGTAAGCATTGATGATCTAGCAGGTTATAAAAATGAACTTTATGTGGCTTTAGATAAATTAAATGATAGTTCTATTGATATTTTGATATACTGCTTTACAAAAACGACCATAAGGGCGGAATTTTTACAAGTTCAGCAAGAGATAATTTTAGGTATTATGGATATAATTGCCAAAAATAACCTTAGCTTTGCATTTCCTAGTCAAAGTCTATATGTTGAAAATAGCGATAAAAACGAGTTGCCATTTGTAGCAAAACAAGATGAAAGGAGTGAGGTATGAGCCAGTTTGAAGATGAGTTCGAAGAAGAACTTGAAGAGATCGAAGATGAAGAGTATGAGAACGAGCGTAGTTATAACTATGACGAAGATGACTACGAGTACGATGACGGCGACAGCGACGAAGATAGTTACGACAGCTACTAATGTTTAGTGTTCTTGATAAAACAAACTATATCGAGTATAAATCAGCAGATGGCATATATCGATTTTTGCTCGATATGGTCGTTGTGTTTAACATTTTAAGCACGTCGATATTTTTTATCCTAAATCATACGTTGATGTTTGTATCTGCTATTTTAGTGATCATAACACTCATCGTAAGAGTAAGATACAGCTATAAATATAAAAATTTCAGCATACTTTGGGTGCATTGTAATGTCATATACATAAGCGTATCCTCAACCGCAATACTGGGCTTTAGCAGCGGTTTTTATCTATGTTTGGTGCTTCTTGTATATTCACACTATTTTTGCACGTTTAATAACAAAATTTTCTCATACGCCATATCTTTGGGTGAGTTAGCAATCCTAATAGCAATGAAGCCAAATTTCCAAAATAGCTATGGTTTGCCACAGTGGTTTAGCAATATGTCGTTTGTCATCTGCTCTTTAATAGTGTTTTTTGTCATCATTAGGCTTGGAATGTTTGCAAATTTCTTAACAACAAGCTCGTATAAAGAGCTAAAAGATGAGAGAGACGAGCTTGAGCGTCTTTCAAAACACGACTACTTAACAGGACTTTTAAACAGGCGAAGTATCGAGCATATCATAAAATACAAGCCTAAAATTTTCAAAAAGCCAAATTCTGTCTTGATAATGGGCGACATAGATAACTTTAAATTCATAAACGACACTTACGGACATAACTGGGGCGATAGGGTACTTCAAGATATTGCAACGACTCTAAAAAAGATATTTAGAAAAGATGACTTTATTTGTCGCTGGGGTGGAGAGGAATTTTTAATAATAATCCCAGAGGCAAACATAGAGTTTATCCACAGCCTACCAAAAAGACTTTTAAAAAACATAAGCAACAACAAACTACCAAGCGGTGCGTCCGTGACGATGACCTTTGGTATGGTAATATTTTTAAACGGCTTTGATGATAACTTTGCGCAGATGATTAAAAAGGCGGATGAGCTTTTGTATCGTGGCAAAAAAAATGGCAAGGATCGCGTGGAGATGGAGATACAAAAATGATACAAAATTTATCAATGCACAAAATCAGCTCCACAACAGCCATAAAAATCACAAATGTCCTTATTTTACTATCGCATATCTTTTACCTTGCGATGTTTTACGCGTTAGGCGACAACGCGTTGATGACCTTAAACATATTCTCAGTTTGTATCTATATTTTTATAACCGCCATATCATTTTATGATGATGAAAATTTGAAAATTTCACTTGCAATTACTCAGTTTGAGATAGTTATCCACGCCACTTTATGCTTTATGCGTCTTGGCTGGGGATATGGGTTTGAGCTTTTGTTTTTTGCCTTTATTTTCACATCGCTTTTTACAGATATCAGATACAAGATACTGACAAATGCTCTTATTTTTACCCAAATTTGCATATTTTTTGGTTGCTACTATCTGTTTTATGATGGGACTGTTAAATATGATGGCTGGGAAAATACATTTTTTATCTCAAATGCCGTTGTGGCGTGTTGTTTTGCCATAATAGTTTCACGCCTTTTAGAGCTTTCAAACACTCTTGCCTTTATAAATGCAAGACAAGAAAAGATCGAGATAGAAGAAATTTTAAACCAAGATCCTCTCACAAAACTACAAAATAGAAACGCTCTAAATGCCTTTGTAAAGGAAAATTTAAACAATGAGCGGGATTTTGCAGTCGTGATATGCGATATAGATGACTTTAAAAGGATAAATGACACTTACGGACATAACGCTGGGGATAAGGTTTTAATCAACATCGCAGAGATTTTTAAAAATATCTTTAGAAAAGATGACTTCGTGTGTCGCTGGGGTGGGGAGGAGTTTTTAATAATCCTATGCGATAGCACAGACCAAAAAGCTTTAAGCGTTTTAGAGCGTGTAAGAAATTCCATAAACTCAAGCCATATTTTATATGAAGATACTCAAATTTCAGTTACTATGACTTATGGTGTATCTTGCTATGAAAGCACAAAAGAGCAAAAGGACATATACACGATGATAAAAGAGGCTGACGAGCGTCTATATAAGGGAAAACGAAGCGGTAAAAACTGTATCGTAAACGAGTGATTTAGCCCCAAAAGTGGGGCTAAGGATTAGTTACAACCGCAACCGCAGCAGCCACCGCCCTTGCCGTGAAGGTCG comes from the Campylobacter mucosalis genome and includes:
- a CDS encoding Na+/H+ antiporter NhaC family protein — encoded protein: MLTNPVVISILVMTALCLMRFNILLAILISALVAGVMSGISIVDTTSILISGMKGNLETALSYILLGALASAIARTNLTAILINAISQILSKKSTYLVLSIAAISCLSQNLIPVHIAFIPVLIPPLLPLFNRLKLDRRAVACALTFGLKAPYVSLSVGFGLLFHNILKKELENNGINVSISDIQSVMWIGGASMLVGLFLAVLFYGRQRDYGVSDEMLTQSLNATMTRKEWAVLAGAVVAFGIQIYTESMPLGALSGLVVMIVFKGIEYDKVDEVMSLGLAMMAFIAFIMLVAAGYGAVLRESGGIEELVKFASLIAGSKIVGVLLMLIVGLLITMGIGSSFGTIPVIASIYVPFSVSLGLDTPAIILLIGIAAALGDAGSPASDSTLGPTSGLNADGKHAHIYDTCVPTFMFFNIPLIIGATLGAILL
- a CDS encoding RDD family protein; its protein translation is MSKQKATIAPIFMRFKAFVIDMFIILMPILYITTYVVLDGKDDFKSSQIAIFICNALFGVIVSLFFAFKAQTPGYKAQQIYLINLKTGRKISFFYALCRYICFILAGFSVVGLLLCFFRKDRLNFHDIITNTSAVIKKI
- the pyrE gene encoding orotate phosphoribosyltransferase, with amino-acid sequence MNIEQIYRDAGAYLQGHFLLSSGNHSEFYLQSAKVLEDPILAGRLADELACVIAQNGVEFDSVCSPALGGILAGYELARAAKKRFIFTERVDKVMSLRRGFEVKKGERFIICEDIITTGGSALESAKIIESLGGKVVAFAALANRGFCSLANIKTERKNECKLPFDKPLFALGNFEFEIYTPDECPLCKGGSVAVKPGSRGN
- the frr gene encoding ribosome recycling factor; translation: MLNEIYAKQKDGNEKAISALKRDFTTLRTGKVNISVLDHVFVDYYGSQTPLNQVATVIATDASTITITPWEKSMIKTISSAIQAANIGVNPNSDGEGVKLFFPPMTIEQRQENAKHAKAMGEKAKVSVRNVRKDANDEVKKLEKDKAISEDESKKAQDEVQKITDSYITKIDTIVKEKEAELLKV
- a CDS encoding polysaccharide deacetylase family protein, with the protein product MRILFLLVFGFVFAFADAHIFVYHRFDDPKHSSTNISTEILRKQFDYIKQKGYEVVPLEMMVERLKNGEDVPNNWVVLVVDDGYKSFYRNGLPVFKEYGYPFTLFVYVEASARKYGDYMSFDEIKETSKYGDIQYHSYAHLHMVGLDDDRLKQDFSDGIAVFEKYMGKKPKYFAYPYGEYDERVIKKAKEFGFEALLNQNTGAVSAKSDRFDLNRTPLKDETSMDVAFADEYLDAKWIFPKDYPKNNVIDELSIIVDDKNATKAKFFVSGLSSYKSVDIKDGVFYYKFKNPLDKYKVRISLKIGRKTTTKILVKDINNVE
- the secG gene encoding preprotein translocase subunit SecG, yielding MSSLFLVLQFVLAVIITIAVLLQKSSSIGLGAYSGSNESLFGAKGPAGFLAKFTFVVAVIFVLNTLMLGYSYNKEMKRSLIDSANIQSIVPKAKDSAVPTAPDAK
- a CDS encoding Bax inhibitor-1/YccA family protein, which encodes MSLYNRNYTQEREIEQTYAQSNLSAFIKQTYQLFAASLLAATAGAYTGIYFLAATLIQNKFLFWGIVIVEFITLFALMAAKRKAGLNLILLFAFTFMSGLTLTPLLYAILGMPSGAAIVAQAFTLTTVAFGGLSIFAMNTKRDFTTMGKMLFIALIVVVVASLINIFTQSPMFQLVIASISAILFSAYILYDTQNIIRGNYETPVEGAVALYLDFVNLFTSLLQILGIFGRDE